A single genomic interval of Acetobacteraceae bacterium harbors:
- a CDS encoding TonB-dependent receptor, whose protein sequence is MQSQEIFRDLQKKVKPERDWVYTVGYRYTNRYMQASLAGYHVDASNRLQAATQGTILQPISTVAQTSVQINGVDAGLTLYPLKNVTLYNSVSYMHGTYGDNIGGAGVTYDTKGKRLVNYPDFMYKGNLAYNWRNLEAHFDVQYFSRRYFSYMNDTSVPGYWLANAGARYNFGNVGLAKDLTISFNVYNLFDSHYISMMGENGNPFVGDYQSLERGSVRQFFGTVSTRF, encoded by the coding sequence GTGCAGAGTCAGGAGATTTTCCGCGACCTGCAGAAAAAGGTCAAACCGGAGCGGGACTGGGTTTATACAGTCGGGTACCGCTACACGAACCGCTATATGCAGGCCAGTCTCGCCGGTTATCATGTTGATGCCTCCAATCGTCTTCAAGCGGCGACGCAGGGGACCATCCTCCAACCCATTTCCACCGTTGCGCAAACAAGCGTGCAGATTAATGGTGTCGATGCGGGGCTAACCCTTTATCCGCTCAAAAATGTCACGCTTTATAATAGCGTCAGCTATATGCACGGCACTTATGGGGATAATATCGGCGGTGCCGGCGTGACCTATGACACGAAGGGCAAACGCCTCGTCAATTATCCGGACTTTATGTACAAAGGGAACCTCGCTTATAATTGGCGCAACCTCGAAGCCCATTTTGACGTGCAGTATTTTTCCCGCCGTTATTTCAGCTATATGAACGACACGTCCGTGCCGGGTTACTGGCTGGCCAATGCGGGGGCGCGTTATAATTTCGGCAATGTCGGGCTGGCGAAGGACCTGACGATTTCCTTCAACGTCTATAATCTCTTCGATTCCCATTACATCTCCATGATGGGGGAAAACGGCAATCCGTTCGTCGGGGATTATCAATCTCTTGAGCGTGGGTCGGTGCGGCAGTTTTTCGGCACGGTCAGCACACGTTTCTGA
- a CDS encoding TonB-dependent receptor plug domain-containing protein → MKQMVPGTNVMNAVGRLPGVSFSSTDPLGIDTFGTSTYVGGFFMDQIGYTLDGIPLNDQTYESNNGVSIIQAAVQDDIAHVTVSEGPGGVEVPSTSTLGGMIQFETSDPTARRGGKVSQSFGSYGSMRTYFRGDTGEINRTSTKAYVSFTRADEKLWMGSGDQQQKQVQAKIVQPIGHDSKIKAFFNWSSLAQWGYPDYSLAMIDALGWRIPRLYPNYAKAYAYASGDLDLPASPAMKANDDQAYLYDGG, encoded by the coding sequence ATGAAGCAGATGGTCCCCGGCACAAATGTCATGAATGCGGTCGGGCGACTGCCGGGTGTGAGTTTTAGCTCGACTGATCCGCTCGGGATCGACACATTCGGCACGAGTACCTACGTGGGCGGCTTTTTTATGGATCAGATTGGTTACACGCTGGATGGTATCCCGCTGAATGACCAGACTTATGAAAGCAATAACGGCGTCAGCATCATCCAGGCGGCGGTTCAGGATGATATTGCGCATGTTACCGTGTCGGAAGGGCCGGGGGGGGTTGAAGTCCCCTCCACCTCAACCCTCGGCGGTATGATCCAGTTTGAAACGTCGGACCCGACAGCGAGGCGGGGTGGGAAAGTCTCGCAGAGTTTCGGGAGTTACGGCTCCATGCGCACTTATTTTCGTGGCGATACGGGTGAAATCAACAGGACAAGCACCAAAGCCTATGTCTCCTTCACCCGCGCGGATGAGAAATTATGGATGGGCTCAGGCGACCAGCAGCAAAAGCAGGTCCAGGCCAAAATTGTGCAGCCCATCGGTCATGACAGCAAAATCAAAGCGTTCTTTAATTGGAGCTCTTTGGCGCAATGGGGATATCCGGATTACTCCCTCGCGATGATTGACGCGCTGGGCTGGCGCATCCCCCGCCTCTATCCCAATTATGCGAAAGCCTACGCTTATGCATCAGGCGACCTTGATCTTCCGGCTTCACCTGCCATGAAGGCGAATGATGATCAGGCTTACCTCTATGATGGCGGTTAG